From a single Miscanthus floridulus cultivar M001 chromosome 8, ASM1932011v1, whole genome shotgun sequence genomic region:
- the LOC136469526 gene encoding uncharacterized mitochondrial protein AtMg00860-like, with product MVVCPYRYPATHKDELEQQCTAMLDQGLIHHLRHLRAVLTVLLQHRLFVKRSKCAFGVAFISYLGHVITEASIAMDPTKVQAVQDWPQPHSARAVRGFLGLAGYYHKFVHDYGTIAAPLMALLKKEGFHWTLDATTAFQALKAAVTLALVLSLLDFDKPFIVECDASTHGFGAVLI from the exons ATGGTGGTCTGCCCCTACCGGTACCCGGCGACGCACAAGGACGAGCTGGAGCAGCAATGCACCGCCATGCTGGACCAAGGGCTCATAC ATCATCTCCGGCACCTCCGTGCCGTCCTCACCGTGCTGCTGCAGCACCGACTCTTCGTTAAGCGTTCTAAGTGCGCTTTTGGGGTTGCCTTCATCTCCTACCTGGGGCATGTCATCACCGAGGCTAGCATCGCcatggatcccaccaaggtgcaggCGGTCCAGGACTGGCCCCAGCCCCACTCGGCGCGTGCAGTACGGGGCTTCCTTGGCTTGGCGGGGTACTACCACAAGTTCGTCCATGACTACGGCACCATTGCGGCTCCCCTCATGGCGCTGTTAAAGAAGGAAGGGTTCCACTGGACTCTCGACGCCACCACAGCATTCCAGGCCCTCAAAGCCGCTGTCACCTTGGCTCTGGTTCTGTCCCTGCTGGACTTCGACAAGCCGTTCATCGTCGAGTGCGATGCGTCGACCCACGGGTTCGGGGCAGTGCTCATCTAG
- the LOC136478521 gene encoding uncharacterized protein, whose amino-acid sequence MLGRPQEGNEVVLFMGMLIDLVTWVPVVAPMCLGTLQAALLIVMSKMKLRGASQLTRQSRRRRRLLLWAVVVSFLIAYALCFIGPTRRLMDQFQVAPFIKGKADHHRYSFYDTTAFSLASASAEILTMVVAVLLLISRPQIVANLTNTPWGRCLLSLAKVISALILAFGSFLVIWPPALTIRGHVVDPNSFIISFTTAVLSLGSLQSPPQNTDTPSSMSVGCWIDVILHILFLCYLTVEVPILVLSDLLGARLFAYLAAGLSFILLVAVLLIENFLIPAAVIQVLLSSLRIQSLHSDYPNEDSPSPNMMPAIEVFYVLAICQGSFYITASILGLFSFFPRRMLVRQLKLRGQQGAKAIDLYYEYAYMTWMEIGLFSTRKTVSVARFAKESLSSKTSDRIQLAGVLILGNLLHENKETKSSQQLRTKIIRSNKTLSALICMLGWEDVRHRDTRLTAARVIANIADRLTVTEIPGMLKMVSSLLDAGNDLPADHEASAQTASCSGGNAGSQHTDGQLGGHNKQGGCYWVRRYWQRMKDKCSILEELPLTHQDSLPILGMAILERLAHDPDNCAEIARATYLISKIIGLISYTTDGESSNDEQQRAVICASLNFVRRLASTGENIGVELRQQLYNNFFLLNNLESVLEDSRSSPEIMKLVIDILTKLALDEDARKEIGSCKVTISKLMHAFIGKDGASNTYDDQSLRMAAGEALANLTIESPPNCLVILEETRYELIKDLKNMLCEDEYRYVATSLLQNICAHAKDKLRHQDAGNHLSSAFPMQVMENIMFEEGKHLEVLIGLVSQICDMIPEPSIHDQLQLQTNQSELVQKLVGALNSNRKPNPEYPRMRRVIVEMVISIVKLCPRYATILREGRMMEALTKIEMTPSKVEKYRVFYGNIGIVLESGPSLTALVATAKRLIHSATPPLNLATMPD is encoded by the exons ATGTTAGGGCGGCCGCAGGAAGGGAACGAGGTGGTGCTGTTTATGGGCATGCTGATAGACCTTGTTACATGGGTGCCGGTTGTTGCACCTATGTGCTTGGGCACTCTCCAGGCGGCGTTACTAATTGTTATGAGCAAGATGAAGCTACGAGGTGCTTCTCAGCTGACGAGACAGTCCAGACGGCGTCGGCGATTGCTGTTGTGGGCTGTCGTGGTTAGCTTCCTTATTGCTTATGCTCTCTGCTTTATTGGGCCAACGAGACGTCTCATGGATCAATTCCAGGTCGCTCCATTTATTAAAGGAAAGGCAGATCACCATCGTTACAGTTTTTATGACACGACGGCATTTAGTCTTGCCTCCGCGTCAGCAGAGATACTAACAATGGTGGTGGCAGTGTTGCTGCTTATTTCTAGGCCCCAAATAGTTGCCAACTTGACAAATACTCCTTGGGGCCGCTGTCTGCTATCTCTTGCAAAAGTGATTTCAGCCTTAATCTTGGCTTTTGGTTCGTTTCTGGTCATATGGCCACCTGCACTTACAATTCGCGGTCATGTAGTGGACCCAAATAGTTTCATCATATCATTCACAACAGCAGTACTGTCACTTGGCAGCCTACAGTCTCCGCCACAAAACACAGATACTCCTAGTAGTATGTCAGTTGGGTGCTGGATCGATGTGATCCTGCACATATTGTTCCTTTGCTATCTGACAGTAGAAGTCCCAATTCTTGTTTTAAGTGATCTTTTGGGTGCCCGTCTTTTCGCATACCTCGCTGCCGGCTTATCATTCATCCTATTGGTAGCTGTGCTGCTGATTGAGAACTTCCTTATCCCAGCCGCTGTCATTCAGGTCTTGCTCTCATCTTTGCGGATCCAAAGCCTGCATTCTGATTATCCGAATGAGGACAGTCCTAGCCCAAACATGATGCCGGCAATTGAAGTCTTCTACGTGCTGGCAATATGCCAAGGTTCATTCTACATCACGGCAAGCATTCTTgggctcttctccttcttcccacGTAGAATGCTTGTCCGTCAGTTAAAACTCAGAGGTCAGCAGGGAGCAAAAGCCATTGATCTGTACTACGAGTATGCCTACATGACATGGATGGAAATTGGCTTGTTTTCGACAAGGAAGACGGTGAGCGTCGCCCGCTTCGCCAAGGAGTCCCTAAGCTCCAAGACAAGTGATAGGATACAGCTAGCTGGTGTTCTTATTCTTGGCAACCTCCTACATGAAAACAAGGAAACCAAATCCAGTCAACAGCTGAGGACAAAAATCATCAGGTCCAATAAGACATTGTCCGCATTGATTTGCATGCTTGGCTGGGAAGATGTCAGACACCGTGATACCAGGCTTACTGCCGCTAGGGTCATCGCCAACATTGCTGATAGACTTACAGTTACAGAGATCCCGGGTATGCTGAAGATGGTGTCTTCGCTCCTTGATGCCGGTAATGACCTCCCAGCAGATCATGAAGCTTCAGCACAAACAGCTTCTTGCAGTGGAGGAAATGCAGGTAGCCAACATACAGATGGACAACTGGGTGGGCATAATAAGCAAGGAGGCTGCTATTGGGTACGCCGCTATTGGCAGAGGATGAAAGACAAGTGTTCTATTCTGGAGGAGCTGCCCTTGACTCATCAGGACTCACTCCCCATACTGGGCATGGCAATTCTAGAGAGGCTTGCTCATGATCCCGACAATTGTGCAGAAATTGCCAGAGCCACGTACCTCATTTCCAAGATTATAGGCCTCATAAGCTACACAACCGACGGCGAAAGTAGCAACGATGAGCAGCAGCGTGCGGTGATATGTGCATCCCTGAATTTTGTGAGGAGGCTTGCAAGCACCGGGGAAAACATAGGGGTGGAACTTCGGCAACAGCTGTACAACAACTTCTTTTTACTGAACAACCTTGAAAGTGTCTTGGAGGACAGCCGCAGTAGCCCTGAGATAATGAAACTGGTGATTGATATCTTAACCAAGCTGGCCTTGGATGAGGATGCAAGGAAAGAGATTGGGAGCTGCAAGGTGACTATTAGCAAACTCATGCATGCATTTATTGGGAAGGATGGAGCAAGCAATACTTACGATGATCAGTCCCTGCGAATGGCCGCAGGAGAAGCACTTGCAAACCTTACAATAGAGAGCCCTCCAAATTGCTTGGTTATCTTGGAGGAAACACGATATGAACTTATCAAGGATCTTAAGAACATGTTGTGTGAAGATGAGTACAGATATGTTGCGACAAGTCTACTCCAGAATATCTGTGCGCATGCCAAAGATAAACTGCGCCATCAAGATGCAGGCAATCACCTGTCATCTGCCTTCCCAATG CAGGTGATGGAAAATATAATGTTTGAGGAGGGAAAACACCTGGAGGTCCTAATCGGCCTCGTATCACAAATCTGTGACATGATCCCAGAACCATCTATACATGATCAGCTACAGCTACAAACCAACCAATCAGAGCTTGTTCAGAAGCTGGTGGGCGCACTCAACTCCAACCGAAAACCAAATCCTGAATACCCTAGGATGAGAAGGGTCATAGTTGAGATGGTGATATCGATTGTGAAATTATGTCCTCGCTACGCCACTATATTGAGAGAAGGGCGAATGATGGAAGCACTGACCAAAATAGAAATGACCCCATCCAAAGTGGAGAAGTACAGGGTCTTTTATGGCAACATAGGCATTGTTCTTGAGAGTGGCCCATCTTTGACTGCTCTGGTGGCCACGGCAAAAAGGTTAATTCATTCTGCAACTCCACCGCTTAACCTTGCGACCATGCCTGATTAA
- the LOC136469525 gene encoding uncharacterized protein produces the protein MIPQHHWVSKLLGFDFTIEYKLGAMNTVVDALSCCDTKEGTVLAISMPRKYCHFIPLAHPYSAESVAQAFFTDIVRLHGMPQSMVSDHEPMEAANCVIVMYLRCFTGDRPRQWLRWLPWAEYIYNTPYQTLLRDTPFQAVQKLHYDMLHRQVSYAVGDRVLLHLRHRPATSLPLATTGKLKPRFFGPYRITELINEVAVCLALPPHTRLHDIFHIGLLKSSDEIRLVGVLILGNLLHENRETNSSQELGTKIIRSKKTLSTLICMLGWQDTKLNAARVIAHLADRLTIAEIPGMLKLLSSLLDAGNDLLADQETSVHIVSSNGGNAGSQYTDEQLVGEHAQDKQGGCYWVHRCWKRMKDKWSVLDELPLTPQDSLPILGMVILEKLAHDPDNCVEIAKSTYLISKIIGLISYSTGCENSNYEQQRAVICPSLNFVRRLASTKENIGVEVRQELCNSSFLLNNLECVLEDSRSSPELMKLVIDILNKLALDEDARKDIGSCKVTICKLVHAFIGKDGPTNAYYDSDQSLRMAAGEALANLTTESPANCLVILEETGYEIIKDLKNMLCEDEYIYVAASLLQNICAQAKDKLRHQDASNHLSSAFPMVMENMMSAVGKHLEVLIGLVSQICDMIPESFIHDQLQLRANQSELVQKLVGTLNSNRKPNPEYPRMRRVIVEMAISIVKLCPCYATILREGGMMEALSKVEMTPSKVEKHKVFYGNIGVVLESGPSLTALVSTAKGLIHSATPTIALNKTIMLD, from the exons ATGATCCCACAGCATCATTGGGTCAGCAAGCTCCTTGGGTTTGACTTCACCATTGAGTACAAGCTCGGCGCTATGAACACGGTGGTCGACGCCCTCTCGTGCTGCGACACTAAAGAGGGCACTGTCCTCGCCATCTCCATGCCTCG CAAGTATTGCCACTTCATTCCCCTGGCTCACCCGTATTCTGCAGAGTCCGTGGCTCAGGCTTTCTTCACTGACATTGTTCGACTCCACGGCATGCCTCAGTCGATGGTGTCCGACCATGAACCG ATGGAGGCAGCCAACTGCGTCATTGTCATGTACCTTCGCTGCTTCACCGGTGACCGGCCCCGTCAGTGGCTTCGCTGGCTGCCGTGGGCGGAATACATCTACAACACGCCCTATCAAACTTTGCTCCGCGACACGCCGTTCCAG GCGGTCCAGAAGCTGCACTATGACATGCTGCACCGGCAAGTCTCCTACGCGGTGGGCGACCGGGTTCTACTCCATCTACGCCATCGCCCGGCCACCTCACTGCCCTTGGCGACCACAGGGAAGCTAAAGCCCCGCTTCTTCGGGCCGTACCGCATCACCGAGCTCATCAATGAGGTTGCTGTGTGCCTCGCCTTGCCTCCGCACACTAGGCTGCACGACATCTTCCACATCGGCCTCCTCAA GTCAAGTGATGAGATACGGCTAGTTGGTGTTCTTATTCTTGGCAACCTCCTGCATGAAAACAGGGAAACCAATTCCAGTCAAGAGCTCGGGACAAAAATCATCAGGTCCAAGAAGACATTGTCCACATTGATTTGCATGCTCGGATGGCAAGATACCAAGCTTAATGCTGCTAGGGTCATCGCCCACCTTGCTGACAGACTTACAATTGCAGAGATCCCAGGCATGTTGAAGTTGCTGTCTTCGCTCCTTGATGCTGGTAATGACCTACTAGCAGATCAAGAAACTTCAGTGCATATAGTTTCTAGTAATGGAGGAAATGCAGGTAGTCAATATACTGATGAACAGCTAGTGGGTGAGCATGCACAAGATAAACAAGGAGGTTGCTACTGGGTACACCGGTGTTGGAAGCGGATGAAAGACAAGTGGTCTGTTCTGGACGAGCTGCCCTTGACTCCTCAAGACTCACTCCCCATACTGGGCATGGTAATTCTGGAGAAGCTTGCTCATGATCCTGACAATTGTGTAGAAATTGCCAAATCGACATACCTCATTTCCAAGATTATAGGGCTCATAAGCTACTCAACCGGCTGTGAAAATAGCAACTATGAGCAGCAGCGTGCGGTGATATGTCCATCGCTGAATTTTGTGAGGAGGCTTGCAAGCACCAAAGAGAACATTGGGGTGGAAGTTCGGCAAGAGCTGTGCAACAGTTCCTTTTTACTGAACAACCTCGAATGTGTCTTGGAGGACAGCCGCAGCAGCCCTGAGCTAATGAAACTAGTGATTGATATCTTAAACAAGCTGGCCTTGGATGAGGATGCAAGGAAAGATATTGGGAGCTGCAAGGTGACTATTTGCAAACTCGTGCATGCATTTATTGGGAAGGATGGACCAACCAATGCTTACTACGACAGTGATCAGTCCCTGCGAATGGCTGCAGGGGAAGCACTGGCAAACCTTACAACAGAGAGTCCTGCAAATTGCTTGGTTATCTTGGAAGAAACAGGATATGAAATTATCAAGGATCTCAAGAACATGCTGTGTGAAGATGAGTACATATATGTTGCGGCAAGTCTATTGCAGAATATTTGTGCACAAGCCAAAGACAAACTGCGCCATCAAGATGCAAGCAACCACCTGTCATCTGCCTTCCCAATG GTGATGGAAAATATGATGTCTGCGGTGGGAAAACACCTGGAGGTCCTAATCGGCCTCGTATCACAAATCTGTGACATGATCCCAGAATCATTTATCCATGATCAGCTACAGTTACGAGCCAACCAATCTGAGCTAGTTCAGAAGCTTGTTGGCACACTCAACTCCAATAGAAAACCAAATCCTGAATACCCAAGAATGAGAAGGGTCATAGTTGAGATGGCGATATCTATTGTGAAACTTTGTCCTTGCTATGCAACTATATTGAGAGAAGGGGGGATGATGGAAGCACTGTCCAAGGTAGAAATGACCCCGTCAAAAGTGGAAAAGCACAAGGTCTTCTATGGCAACATAGGTGTTGTTTTGGAGAGTGGCCCATCTCTGACTGCTTTAGTGTCCACGGCAAAAGGGTTAATTCATTCTGCAACTCCAACTATTGCACTTAACAAGACGATCATGCTTGATTAA